The proteins below come from a single Campylobacter concisus genomic window:
- the purL gene encoding phosphoribosylformylglycinamidine synthase subunit PurL, with product MDKSTVKAHKISDDEYENILKILGREPNLLELGIFSAMWSEHCSYKSSKKYLNGFPTKAPWVIQGPGENAGVIDVGDGIAAVFKMESHNHPSFIEPFQGAATGVGGILRDVFTMGARVVANMNSLRFGEIRGDDELAKKHRYLLKGSVAGIGHYGNCMGIPTVGGETTFDPSFNGNILINAFALGLCKSDEIFYGKAEGVGNPVIYVGSKTGRDGLGGAVMASDSFNDENKSLRPTVQVGDPFAEKLLMEACLELFKKDYIIGIQDMGAAGLTSSSFEMAGRSGSGMKMYLDRVPMRETGMTPYELMLSESQERMLICAKKGYEQKVLEIFRKWDLDAEIIGEVTSSGVMQLYWHGELAGEIPIGPLSEAAPVLDRPVARPKYLDEIANLEISNNVDNKTAFFKLLKEPEVLNKSFIYDQYDANIQTNTIKQPGHLGAASIRVKGTKKAVSMAAQCDPRANFVDPKIGAARAVAAAGRKVAMSGAVPLAITDCLNYGNPQNPEVMWQFKEGCEGIKEACRELNTPVVSGNVSLYNDTDGISVYPTPAIVTVGVNEDANLNLKSTFLSEGRAIYLLGETSGEFAASLYAKALFDVVGGKLKEVDYKAERALWDLIIEANKEQILEFANSVGVGGLAITLAKMASISNIGVNCEVKFKEPNFIFDESFSRAVVGVKDEAKFEVLAAKFGVKFEKIGVSGGKRFKLNDIDESVDEIREIYLNEFAKIVRKED from the coding sequence ATGGACAAATCTACCGTAAAAGCGCACAAAATCAGCGACGACGAATACGAAAATATACTTAAAATCTTAGGTAGAGAGCCAAATTTGCTCGAGCTTGGGATATTTTCCGCGATGTGGAGCGAGCACTGCAGCTATAAATCAAGTAAAAAATACCTAAACGGCTTTCCGACAAAAGCTCCTTGGGTCATACAAGGGCCTGGTGAAAATGCCGGTGTCATCGACGTTGGCGATGGGATCGCAGCTGTGTTTAAGATGGAGAGTCACAACCACCCAAGCTTTATCGAGCCGTTTCAGGGCGCTGCAACTGGTGTTGGTGGAATTTTAAGAGATGTCTTTACGATGGGCGCAAGAGTTGTTGCGAACATGAACTCACTTCGTTTTGGCGAGATAAGGGGTGATGACGAACTAGCCAAAAAGCATAGATACTTGCTAAAGGGAAGTGTGGCTGGCATCGGGCACTACGGCAACTGCATGGGCATCCCAACGGTTGGCGGTGAAACTACATTTGACCCTAGTTTTAATGGCAATATCCTAATCAATGCCTTTGCGCTTGGCCTTTGCAAAAGTGATGAAATTTTCTACGGCAAGGCTGAAGGTGTTGGCAACCCAGTCATCTACGTAGGCTCAAAGACTGGCAGGGACGGACTTGGTGGCGCTGTGATGGCGAGCGATAGCTTTAATGACGAAAATAAATCACTTCGCCCAACGGTGCAAGTGGGTGACCCATTTGCCGAGAAGCTGCTTATGGAAGCTTGCTTGGAGCTCTTTAAAAAAGACTACATCATCGGCATCCAAGATATGGGTGCAGCAGGGCTTACTAGCTCTAGCTTTGAGATGGCTGGTAGAAGCGGTAGCGGCATGAAGATGTATCTAGATCGCGTGCCAATGCGAGAAACTGGTATGACGCCTTATGAGCTGATGCTAAGTGAATCTCAAGAACGTATGCTCATATGCGCCAAAAAAGGCTATGAGCAAAAGGTGCTTGAAATTTTTAGAAAGTGGGACCTTGATGCTGAGATCATCGGCGAGGTCACAAGTAGTGGCGTGATGCAGCTTTACTGGCATGGTGAGCTTGCAGGCGAAATTCCTATCGGACCACTTAGCGAGGCAGCTCCGGTGCTTGATCGTCCAGTTGCACGTCCAAAATACCTTGATGAGATAGCAAATTTAGAAATTTCAAATAACGTTGATAACAAAACCGCTTTTTTCAAGCTTTTAAAAGAGCCAGAGGTACTAAATAAAAGCTTTATCTACGATCAATACGACGCAAATATCCAGACAAACACGATAAAACAGCCCGGACACTTAGGCGCTGCAAGTATCAGAGTAAAAGGCACTAAAAAGGCCGTCTCTATGGCTGCGCAGTGTGATCCTAGAGCAAATTTTGTTGATCCAAAAATAGGCGCTGCAAGAGCCGTCGCGGCAGCTGGTAGAAAGGTTGCTATGAGCGGCGCTGTGCCACTTGCGATCACTGACTGCCTAAACTACGGCAATCCACAAAATCCAGAAGTAATGTGGCAGTTTAAAGAGGGGTGTGAAGGCATAAAAGAGGCTTGCCGTGAGCTAAATACACCAGTAGTTAGTGGTAACGTGAGCCTTTATAACGACACAGATGGCATAAGCGTCTATCCAACGCCAGCCATCGTCACAGTTGGCGTAAATGAAGATGCAAACTTAAACCTAAAAAGCACATTTTTAAGCGAGGGTAGGGCAATTTACTTACTTGGTGAGACAAGTGGGGAATTTGCTGCTTCACTTTATGCAAAGGCACTATTTGATGTGGTTGGCGGAAAGCTAAAAGAGGTTGATTATAAAGCTGAGCGAGCTCTTTGGGATCTAATAATCGAAGCAAATAAAGAGCAAATTTTAGAGTTTGCAAATAGCGTAGGCGTTGGCGGTCTTGCTATTACACTAGCAAAAATGGCTAGCATCTCAAACATCGGTGTAAATTGTGAGGTGAAATTTAAAGAGCCAAATTTTATCTTTGATGAGAGCTTTTCAAGAGCGGTTGTGGGCGTGAAAGATGAGGCTAAATTTGAAGTGCTTGCGGCTAAATTTGGTGTGAAATTTGAAAAGATCGGCGTTAGTGGTGGTAAGAGATTTAAACTAAATGACATTGATGAGAGCGTGGATGAGATAAGAGAAATTTATCTAAATGAGTTTGCAAAAATCGTTAGAAAAGAGGATTAA
- a CDS encoding SDH family Clp fold serine proteinase produces the protein MALKKGKAAEAENEQKEAEQVEKRGVAKPPVLFSKTQNLIKSIEKRLNATLITYYNSNAGSVCGNDASAMYEILKGKKIDTAYLFIKSDGGSGIAALRIITTLRNYCKNLIALIPANCASAATMMALGANEIVMGPLAYLTPVDTSLKHELSPTNKGNELVSVSMDELSRVVKLWKEQDKDRPNDTNPYNSLYEYIHPLVFGAVDRASSLSLKICTELLRYHIEDDKKIAEISERLNGDYPAHEYPILFREAHEIGLHVKKMDDDLNEMLQELTLLYSEMGQRAFTDYDENSYHDNNIANIIETNGKQIYYQIDKDWFYRPEERRWNVMNDESSWRKNELVNGKIKNTIYHLW, from the coding sequence ATGGCTTTAAAAAAGGGCAAGGCCGCTGAGGCTGAAAATGAGCAAAAGGAAGCAGAACAAGTTGAAAAGCGAGGCGTAGCAAAGCCACCAGTACTTTTTAGTAAGACACAAAATTTAATAAAATCAATCGAAAAAAGACTAAACGCTACTTTGATAACTTACTATAATTCAAACGCTGGTAGCGTTTGCGGCAACGATGCGAGTGCTATGTATGAAATTTTAAAGGGTAAAAAGATAGATACTGCCTATCTTTTTATAAAAAGTGATGGCGGAAGCGGAATAGCTGCTCTTAGGATCATCACTACACTTAGAAATTACTGCAAAAATTTAATAGCCTTAATACCTGCAAACTGCGCCTCGGCTGCTACCATGATGGCACTTGGAGCAAATGAGATCGTCATGGGGCCACTTGCCTATCTAACGCCTGTTGATACTTCACTCAAACACGAGCTTAGCCCGACAAACAAAGGCAATGAGCTTGTGAGCGTTTCGATGGACGAACTTAGTCGTGTTGTCAAGCTTTGGAAAGAGCAGGATAAAGACAGACCAAACGACACAAACCCTTATAATTCGCTTTATGAGTATATTCATCCGCTAGTCTTTGGTGCGGTTGACCGTGCTAGCTCGCTATCGCTTAAGATTTGCACCGAGCTTCTTAGGTATCACATTGAGGACGATAAAAAGATCGCAGAAATTTCTGAAAGGCTAAATGGCGACTATCCAGCTCATGAATATCCAATCCTCTTTAGGGAGGCACATGAGATCGGCCTTCATGTAAAAAAGATGGATGATGACCTAAATGAAATGCTTCAGGAGCTAACGCTACTTTACTCTGAGATGGGACAGCGAGCTTTTACTGACTATGATGAAAATAGCTACCACGATAACAATATCGCAAATATCATTGAAACAAATGGCAAGCAAATTTACTATCAGATCGACAAAGACTGGTTTTACCGTCCTGAAGAGCGTCGCTGGAATGTGATGAATGATGAGAGCTCTTGGCGTAAAAACGAGCTAGTAAATGGCAAAATAAAAAATACCATCTATCACTTGTGGTAA
- a CDS encoding TerB family tellurite resistance protein, protein MSGILFLLILGGAIFLLLKVQLSNNRRKQANVNEAKFLVSLLAKVAKSDGRVGELEARLISQVLDDLSKKVSGVSGVREYLKDVYNSQKENVDNAYETARNYKRAFNLNYDICVARLTFFLNLAYIDGEFNASEQAVIRNIAYGFGIDKDTLDEIISKFDSFYGSRFEANPDEMVQEKDAFEVLGLSKNASFDEVKLRYKELVRQYHPDILMGRGESKEVIERSTKKLQEINEAYGRLKEKFGV, encoded by the coding sequence ATGTCTGGTATCTTATTTTTATTGATACTAGGCGGTGCTATATTTTTGCTGCTAAAGGTACAGTTAAGCAATAACCGCAGAAAACAAGCAAACGTAAATGAGGCTAAATTTTTAGTCTCACTCTTGGCAAAAGTGGCTAAAAGTGACGGCAGAGTAGGCGAGTTAGAAGCTAGGCTTATTAGTCAGGTACTTGATGATCTAAGTAAAAAAGTTAGTGGCGTTAGCGGTGTGCGTGAGTATCTAAAAGATGTCTATAACAGCCAAAAAGAGAATGTGGATAATGCCTATGAAACTGCCAGAAACTACAAGCGTGCGTTTAATCTAAACTACGATATTTGTGTCGCTAGACTCACATTTTTTCTAAATTTAGCCTATATTGATGGTGAGTTTAATGCAAGTGAGCAAGCCGTCATTCGAAATATTGCTTATGGATTTGGCATTGACAAAGATACGCTTGATGAGATCATCTCAAAATTTGATAGCTTTTATGGCTCAAGATTTGAGGCAAATCCCGATGAAATGGTCCAAGAAAAAGATGCATTTGAGGTTTTAGGGCTTAGCAAAAATGCAAGCTTTGATGAGGTAAAGCTTCGTTATAAAGAGCTTGTAAGGCAGTATCATCCCGACATTTTAATGGGTAGAGGCGAGAGTAAAGAGGTGATCGAGCGCTCAACTAAAAAGCTTCAGGAGATAAACGAGGCTTATGGGCGATTAAAAGAGAAATTTGGAGTTTAG